The following are from one region of the Paenibacillus sabinae T27 genome:
- the hisD gene encoding histidinol dehydrogenase has protein sequence MKVQSSRDFKLQREVDYGTPEQNKAVKQIVADIKQEGDAALFRYTEKFDGAQVDSSNIRVTEEELKAAYNHVEDSFVAAIRAAADNIRAFHARQKRNSWMDLQPDGTILGQIIRPLQRVGVYVPGGKASYPSSVLMNVIPAQIAGVPEIVMVTPPATGGKEGIDPYILVAAAEAGVNEIYRVGGAQAVAALAFGTESIAPVDKICGPGNIYVALAKREVYGAVDIDSIAGPSEIVVLADDTAEPAYVAADLLSQAEHDEMASAILVTPSQRLADAVAAEVERQLRELPREAIARASVDNYGAIIVVESLEEGISVVNRLAPEHLEIVAQDPMALTGAVQNAGAIFLGPYSSEPVGDYFAGPNHIIPTNGTARFSSPVDVDDFIKKSSLIYYSKEALLRDGSTIIELARREGLEAHARAVEIRLENEAKGGVERGE, from the coding sequence GTGAAGGTGCAATCCAGCAGAGATTTCAAGCTGCAGCGGGAAGTCGATTACGGAACTCCTGAGCAGAACAAGGCCGTTAAGCAAATTGTGGCCGACATCAAACAGGAGGGCGATGCCGCCCTTTTCCGCTATACAGAAAAATTCGACGGAGCTCAGGTGGACAGCAGCAATATCCGGGTCACCGAGGAAGAGCTTAAGGCCGCTTACAACCATGTTGAAGACTCCTTTGTTGCGGCGATTCGGGCCGCAGCGGACAATATTCGCGCATTTCATGCCAGACAAAAGCGGAACTCCTGGATGGACCTGCAGCCCGACGGCACGATTCTCGGACAGATCATCCGGCCGCTGCAGCGCGTAGGCGTATACGTTCCCGGGGGCAAGGCATCCTATCCTTCATCCGTGCTGATGAACGTAATTCCCGCCCAGATCGCCGGCGTACCGGAGATCGTAATGGTGACGCCGCCGGCGACAGGCGGGAAGGAAGGGATCGACCCGTACATTCTCGTTGCCGCCGCGGAGGCGGGCGTGAATGAAATTTACCGTGTCGGCGGCGCTCAGGCGGTAGCCGCGCTGGCCTTCGGCACGGAATCGATCGCCCCGGTCGATAAAATCTGCGGACCGGGCAATATTTACGTCGCACTGGCAAAGCGCGAGGTGTACGGCGCCGTCGATATCGACAGCATCGCCGGTCCGAGCGAGATCGTCGTGCTGGCGGACGACACCGCCGAACCTGCCTATGTCGCCGCCGACCTCTTGTCGCAGGCCGAGCATGACGAGATGGCATCGGCCATCCTTGTGACGCCTTCGCAGCGACTGGCCGATGCGGTCGCCGCCGAAGTGGAGCGGCAGCTTCGGGAGCTTCCCCGCGAGGCCATCGCCCGGGCTTCCGTCGACAATTACGGCGCCATTATCGTAGTGGAGAGCCTGGAAGAAGGGATTTCCGTCGTCAACCGGCTGGCGCCGGAGCATCTGGAAATCGTTGCACAGGACCCGATGGCGCTGACCGGAGCGGTCCAGAACGCCGGAGCGATTTTCCTCGGGCCGTACAGCTCGGAGCCGGTGGGCGATTATTTTGCCGGACCGAATCACATTATTCCGACGAATGGAACGGCGCGGTTCTCGTCGCCGGTGGACGTGGACGATTTTATCAAAAAATCGAGTCTGATCTATTACAGCAAGGAGGCGCTGCTGCGCGACGGAAGCACCATCATCGAGCTGGCGCGCCGCGAAGGGCTGGAGGCTCACGCCAGAGCCGTGGAAATCAGGCTGGAGAATGAAGCGAAGGGTGGAGTAGAGCGTGGAGAATAA
- the hisB gene encoding imidazoleglycerol-phosphate dehydratase HisB translates to MENNGQQIRQAGLSRKTNETDIKLSLTVDGSGQAELETDVPFLNHMLDLFTKHGQFDLSVQARGDIEIDDHHTTEDIGICLGQALREALGDKKGIKRYASVFVPMDEALAQVIIDISNRPHFEYRAEYPSQQVGSFSTEMVHEFLWKFALEARLTLHVIVHYGFNTHHMIEAVFKALGRALDEATTVDPRVKGVPSTKGVL, encoded by the coding sequence GTGGAGAATAACGGGCAGCAAATCAGGCAGGCGGGCCTTTCCCGCAAAACGAACGAGACGGACATCAAGCTGTCGCTGACAGTGGACGGAAGCGGTCAGGCGGAGCTTGAGACCGATGTGCCTTTTCTGAACCATATGCTCGATTTGTTCACAAAGCACGGCCAATTCGATTTATCCGTTCAGGCGCGCGGCGATATCGAGATTGACGATCATCATACGACGGAAGATATTGGCATCTGCCTTGGACAGGCGCTGCGCGAAGCGCTGGGAGACAAGAAGGGCATCAAGCGCTATGCGAGCGTTTTTGTACCGATGGACGAAGCGCTGGCGCAGGTCATCATCGACATCAGCAACCGACCGCATTTTGAATACCGGGCCGAATATCCTTCGCAGCAGGTAGGCAGCTTCTCCACGGAGATGGTTCATGAATTCTTGTGGAAATTCGCGCTGGAAGCGCGGTTGACGCTGCATGTCATCGTGCATTACGGTTTCAATACGCATCATATGATCGAAGCGGTATTCAAGGCGCTCGGGCGTGCGCTGGACGAGGCGACGACGGTCGATCCCCGGGTGAAAGGCGTTCCATCCACGAAAGGGGTGCTGTAG
- the hisH gene encoding imidazole glycerol phosphate synthase subunit HisH: MTVAIVDYGIGNLHSVSKAIERLGYEPLVTGDPGEILGADRVILPGVGAFGDAMDHLRESGLDAVVKEVAAKGRQPLLGICLGMQLLFTESEEYGNHKGLDLLPGTVVRFEAREGFKVPHMGWNKLQYLQPENPLLKGLEEGHVYFVHSYHAHVEQKNDLLAVTDYGHPVTAIVGRGSVFGMQFHPEKSGELGRKLLEQFLKMEI, from the coding sequence ATGACCGTTGCTATCGTCGATTACGGGATCGGCAACCTGCACAGCGTCAGCAAGGCGATTGAGCGCCTTGGGTATGAACCGCTTGTCACCGGCGACCCGGGCGAAATTCTGGGTGCGGACCGGGTCATTCTGCCCGGTGTCGGTGCGTTCGGCGACGCGATGGATCATCTGCGGGAAAGCGGGCTGGACGCGGTTGTCAAAGAGGTTGCCGCGAAGGGGCGGCAGCCGCTGCTCGGCATCTGCCTGGGCATGCAGCTCCTTTTTACCGAAAGCGAGGAGTACGGGAACCACAAAGGGCTTGATCTTTTGCCGGGAACGGTGGTGCGCTTTGAGGCCAGAGAGGGTTTCAAGGTGCCGCATATGGGCTGGAACAAGCTGCAGTACCTTCAGCCGGAGAACCCGCTGCTTAAAGGGCTGGAAGAGGGCCATGTCTATTTCGTCCACTCCTACCATGCCCACGTGGAGCAGAAAAACGATCTGTTGGCCGTGACTGATTACGGGCACCCGGTTACAGCCATCGTTGGGCGGGGCAGCGTATTCGGCATGCAGTTTCACCCCGAGAAGAGCGGGGAGCTGGGAAGGAAGCTGCTTGAGCAGTTTTTGAAAATGGAAATCTAA
- the hisA gene encoding 1-(5-phosphoribosyl)-5-[(5-phosphoribosylamino)methylideneamino]imidazole-4-carboxamide isomerase — MSSFIVYPAIDIRNGKCVRLLQGDYNQETVYGDSPLDMAKSWEAQGGEFIHLVDLDGAKAGHPVNVDIIGSIAAGVNVPVQVGGGLRTLEDVEKLLSLGVSRVIIGTAAINDREFTETVLAKYGDKVAIGIDARNGYVATHGWLNTSEVLATDLAKELASKGAETFIYTDISRDGMMQGPNVEGILAMAQASGKTVIASGGVTVQDDLLRLSAHKNSGIGGAIVGKALYTGNIKLAEALAALK, encoded by the coding sequence ATGTCTTCTTTTATCGTGTATCCGGCGATTGATATCCGGAACGGAAAATGCGTCAGGCTGCTGCAGGGCGATTATAATCAGGAAACGGTTTACGGCGACAGCCCACTGGATATGGCCAAATCATGGGAAGCGCAGGGCGGAGAGTTCATCCATCTGGTTGATCTCGACGGCGCAAAGGCCGGGCATCCGGTTAATGTCGACATTATCGGATCGATCGCCGCGGGCGTGAACGTGCCGGTTCAGGTCGGCGGAGGGCTGCGCACTCTGGAGGATGTGGAGAAGCTGTTGTCGCTCGGCGTCAGCCGGGTCATCATCGGCACCGCAGCCATCAATGACCGGGAATTTACCGAAACCGTATTGGCCAAATACGGCGATAAAGTCGCGATCGGCATCGACGCGCGGAATGGCTATGTCGCCACGCACGGCTGGCTCAACACGTCCGAGGTGCTGGCTACCGATTTGGCGAAAGAGCTTGCGTCCAAGGGCGCGGAAACGTTTATCTACACGGATATTTCCCGCGACGGAATGATGCAGGGCCCGAACGTGGAGGGCATTCTCGCTATGGCGCAGGCCAGCGGCAAAACGGTCATCGCCTCCGGCGGAGTTACCGTTCAGGACGATCTGCTTCGCCTGAGCGCGCATAAGAACAGCGGTATCGGCGGCGCCATCGTCGGGAAGGCGCTGTACACAGGCAATATCAAGCTCGCCGAGGCTTTGGCGGCGTTGAAGTAG
- the hisF gene encoding imidazole glycerol phosphate synthase subunit HisF, producing the protein MLAKRIIPCLDVKDGRVVKGVNFVNLRDAGDPVELAAIYDREGADELVFLDISASVEGRATMVEVVRRTAGEISIPFTVGGGISAPEHMKTILRAGADKIGINTAAVNNPQLILEGARRFGSQCIVVAVDAKYNESWGEWEVYTHGGRKPSGIKALEWVKQAEKLGAGEILLTSMDADGTKDGFDIKLTSAVSDLVDIPVIASGGAGKIEHFHDVFTAGKADAGLAATIFHYKEIAIGDLKADLKQKGVEIR; encoded by the coding sequence ATGCTGGCCAAACGCATCATACCCTGTCTGGACGTCAAGGACGGGCGGGTGGTAAAAGGCGTAAATTTCGTAAACCTGCGCGATGCCGGCGATCCGGTGGAGCTGGCGGCGATTTACGACCGGGAAGGCGCGGATGAGCTGGTGTTCCTGGATATCTCCGCATCGGTGGAAGGCCGAGCGACGATGGTTGAGGTCGTGCGCCGGACGGCGGGCGAAATTTCCATCCCGTTCACCGTGGGAGGGGGAATATCGGCTCCCGAGCATATGAAGACGATTCTGCGGGCCGGAGCCGATAAAATCGGCATCAACACCGCGGCAGTCAACAACCCGCAGCTCATTCTCGAAGGCGCGCGGCGGTTCGGTTCCCAGTGCATTGTAGTGGCGGTAGATGCCAAATACAATGAATCCTGGGGCGAGTGGGAAGTGTATACCCACGGCGGACGCAAGCCTTCCGGCATCAAGGCGCTGGAATGGGTGAAGCAGGCCGAGAAGCTGGGAGCCGGAGAGATTCTGCTTACCAGCATGGATGCCGACGGCACCAAGGACGGCTTTGATATCAAGCTCACATCGGCTGTAAGCGATCTGGTGGATATCCCGGTGATCGCGTCAGGCGGAGCGGGAAAGATTGAGCATTTTCACGATGTGTTCACTGCTGGCAAGGCGGATGCCGGGCTTGCGGCGACCATTTTTCACTATAAAGAAATTGCGATCGGCGATTTGAAGGCCGACTTAAAACAAAAGGGTGTGGAAATCCGATGA
- the hisIE gene encoding bifunctional phosphoribosyl-AMP cyclohydrolase/phosphoribosyl-ATP diphosphatase HisIE has protein sequence MSGQQNNTTLEQQEILDGIRWNEAGLLPAIVQDDKTLEVLMFAYMNPESLKLSLESGQTWFWSRSRGELWHKGGTSGNTQAITSIHYDCDSDTLLVKVKPEGPACHTGEVSCFYRELPLGSKAVDNKPAEEVHSAEKTAGERFEVLAELERIIAEREAERPEGAYTTYLFDKGVDKILKKVGEETAETIIAAKNKDNAELRLEVSDLIYHLLVLLQERKLPLDDIMAELSARHERPRRD, from the coding sequence ATGAGCGGACAGCAAAACAATACGACGCTTGAACAACAGGAAATTTTAGACGGCATTCGCTGGAACGAGGCCGGTCTTCTGCCGGCCATCGTGCAGGATGACAAGACATTGGAAGTGCTCATGTTCGCCTATATGAACCCGGAATCGCTGAAGCTGTCGCTGGAGAGCGGACAGACGTGGTTCTGGAGCCGTTCACGGGGAGAGCTGTGGCATAAAGGCGGGACTTCGGGCAACACGCAGGCGATTACTTCGATTCACTACGACTGCGACAGCGATACATTGCTCGTGAAGGTCAAACCGGAGGGACCGGCCTGCCATACGGGCGAAGTTTCGTGCTTTTACCGCGAGCTGCCGCTTGGCAGCAAAGCTGTGGACAACAAACCGGCGGAAGAGGTACATAGCGCTGAAAAAACGGCCGGAGAGCGCTTTGAAGTGCTGGCCGAGCTGGAGCGGATTATCGCCGAGAGAGAGGCGGAGCGTCCGGAAGGGGCCTATACCACGTATTTGTTCGACAAAGGCGTGGACAAGATTCTGAAAAAAGTCGGCGAAGAAACGGCCGAAACGATCATCGCCGCCAAGAACAAGGACAACGCCGAGCTTCGGCTTGAAGTCAGCGATCTGATTTATCACCTGCTCGTCCTGCTGCAGGAGCGCAAGCTCCCGCTTGACGACATTATGGCCGAGCTTAGCGCGCGCCACGAGCGGCCCCGCCGCGATTAG
- the hisJ gene encoding histidinol-phosphatase HisJ yields the protein MQIDYHTHHERCGHAVGKLEDYVRRGIKLGLDQLGLSDHLPLIHVDPDQYYPEMAMPLEELPRYVEECLNLKERYRGTIDIRVGLEADYIEGYEEQIRELLSPYPWDYLIGSVHFLGEWDITDYRQVHGWEGQDPLEVYRRYYQAISKAASSGIYDIIGHMDVIKRFGYGPDTAEGLAEVRVLEKSALQAIADAGIAMELNASGLFKPCAEMFPAPHVLAQALELGIPLTLGSDAHDPAKLGEGLADARKLLWDTGFRELAGFKGRRRETVSFEG from the coding sequence ATGCAGATCGATTACCACACCCATCACGAGCGTTGCGGTCATGCCGTAGGCAAGCTCGAAGACTATGTTCGCCGGGGCATCAAGTTGGGTCTGGACCAGCTTGGGCTTTCGGATCATCTGCCGCTGATTCATGTCGATCCGGATCAGTATTATCCCGAAATGGCAATGCCGCTAGAGGAGCTTCCACGCTATGTGGAGGAGTGCCTGAACCTGAAGGAGCGCTACCGCGGGACGATTGATATCCGAGTCGGGCTTGAAGCCGATTATATCGAAGGCTATGAGGAGCAGATCCGCGAGCTGCTGTCGCCCTACCCGTGGGATTACCTGATCGGCTCGGTTCATTTTCTCGGCGAGTGGGATATTACCGATTACCGGCAGGTTCACGGCTGGGAAGGACAAGACCCCCTGGAGGTGTACCGGCGTTATTATCAAGCGATAAGCAAGGCGGCATCTTCGGGAATATACGATATAATAGGACATATGGACGTTATCAAAAGATTCGGCTACGGCCCGGATACAGCGGAAGGCCTGGCGGAAGTGAGAGTCTTGGAAAAAAGCGCATTACAGGCGATAGCGGACGCGGGAATTGCGATGGAACTGAATGCCTCCGGCTTGTTCAAGCCGTGCGCGGAGATGTTTCCGGCTCCGCATGTGCTGGCCCAGGCGCTCGAACTCGGCATCCCGTTGACGCTCGGCTCGGACGCCCATGATCCGGCCAAGCTGGGCGAAGGGCTTGCGGATGCGCGCAAGCTGCTCTGGGACACGGGATTCCGTGAGCTCGCCGGGTTTAAAGGGCGCCGCCGCGAGACCGTTTCTTTTGAAGGCTAA
- a CDS encoding ribose-phosphate diphosphokinase produces MQQHHSLRIFSGSSNPKLAANIAARLGVELGKIKLTRFKSGEIYVHYEESIRNSDVFLVQSLSHPINELFVELLVMIDAAKRASARTVNIIVPYYGYARQERKSAPREPISAKMVADVLTTAGATRVLTLDLHAAAIQGFFNIPVDHLTALDLISGYLKTKNLSDIVVVSPDAGRASMAEKLASRLDSPFAIMIKKRPAHNESVITHVIGDVEGRTPVIIEDLIDTGTTIVNVVEGLKERGAKNSIVCATHGLFSGPAIVRLEHPGIDEVVVTDSIELPTDYPSRFTVLSVAPMLARAASIIIEGGSIDKLMEDAGI; encoded by the coding sequence ATGCAGCAGCACCATTCATTGCGTATTTTTTCCGGCTCGTCCAACCCGAAGCTGGCCGCTAATATTGCCGCGCGGCTTGGTGTGGAGCTGGGGAAGATCAAGCTGACCCGCTTCAAGAGCGGCGAGATTTATGTGCATTATGAAGAGAGCATCCGGAATTCCGACGTTTTTTTGGTGCAATCCCTCTCCCATCCCATCAATGAGCTGTTCGTCGAGCTGCTGGTGATGATTGACGCCGCCAAGCGGGCATCGGCACGTACGGTCAACATTATCGTGCCGTACTACGGCTATGCCCGTCAGGAGCGCAAATCCGCGCCGAGAGAGCCGATTTCCGCCAAAATGGTTGCCGACGTGCTGACGACGGCCGGCGCTACGCGCGTCCTGACCCTCGACCTGCATGCGGCGGCGATTCAGGGCTTCTTCAACATTCCGGTGGACCATCTGACCGCACTTGACCTGATCAGCGGATATTTGAAGACCAAGAATTTGTCCGATATCGTGGTTGTCTCGCCAGACGCCGGCCGTGCATCCATGGCCGAGAAGCTGGCAAGCCGGCTCGATTCGCCATTTGCCATTATGATCAAGAAGCGCCCGGCCCATAACGAATCGGTCATTACCCATGTCATCGGCGATGTAGAGGGACGGACGCCGGTCATCATTGAGGATCTGATCGATACGGGCACAACCATTGTCAACGTTGTGGAGGGACTCAAGGAGAGAGGCGCGAAGAACAGCATTGTCTGCGCAACGCACGGGCTGTTCTCGGGCCCGGCGATCGTCCGGCTGGAGCATCCGGGGATTGATGAAGTGGTGGTAACCGATTCTATCGAACTGCCCACCGATTATCCGAGCCGGTTCACCGTTCTGTCGGTCGCTCCGATGCTGGCGAGAGCCGCGAGCATTATTATCGAGGGCGGTTCCATCGATAAGCTGATGGAGGACGCGGGGATTTAA
- a CDS encoding tetratricopeptide repeat protein: protein MIEKTSEPDGRKVISVALNANFFFERAVRSLDRFQYEKALKNFRKAVEYEPENPVNHCNMAGILSEMGNYEASNAVLAHVLDKVDPSMTECHFYMANNFANMENFEEAERSLVTYLEEDVNGEFLAESEELMELLHYELDRPVSLHRIRSREGAVEHDRARSLLEEGKFPEAVRLLEEITQGTPDFLAARNNLALAYFYMGRFGKAKECIAQVLEQEPGNLHALCNMAIFLQYEGDRNTLEGLLLRLEVTVPFHREHVFKLATTMGILGRHRIAYGHFRRLLRGGDIGGDAGLYHYCAAAACNSGLRKEAERCWLQASKLDPASVVPRFFLNLLQQSAAEGLDMPPVSYNYQLPFQEQLKQWKANKGSFAEQVRANPLLRSSFFWALRYGDDSLKQQVTEALGWLGDEELVQALKELLNEQAQGGRLEEAGLPRLHKLIGGEPEKDLRPESKERLPRG from the coding sequence ATGATAGAAAAGACTTCAGAGCCGGACGGCCGGAAGGTGATTTCCGTCGCTCTGAACGCCAACTTTTTCTTTGAAAGAGCCGTGCGTTCGCTTGATCGCTTTCAATATGAGAAGGCTTTAAAAAATTTCCGCAAAGCGGTTGAATATGAACCGGAAAATCCGGTTAATCATTGCAATATGGCGGGTATACTGTCGGAGATGGGGAATTACGAGGCGTCCAATGCCGTGCTGGCCCATGTTCTGGACAAAGTGGACCCGTCGATGACGGAGTGCCATTTCTATATGGCTAACAACTTTGCCAATATGGAAAACTTTGAAGAAGCCGAACGCTCGCTGGTTACATATCTCGAAGAGGATGTTAACGGCGAGTTTCTTGCCGAATCGGAAGAACTGATGGAGCTGCTGCATTACGAGCTGGACCGTCCCGTTTCGCTCCACCGGATCCGCAGCAGGGAAGGGGCGGTCGAGCACGACCGGGCCCGCAGCCTGCTGGAAGAAGGGAAGTTTCCCGAGGCGGTGCGCCTGCTGGAGGAGATTACCCAAGGGACGCCCGATTTCTTGGCGGCTCGCAATAATTTGGCGCTGGCCTATTTTTATATGGGCCGGTTCGGGAAGGCGAAAGAGTGCATTGCGCAGGTGCTGGAGCAGGAGCCGGGAAACCTGCATGCGCTCTGCAATATGGCCATCTTTCTGCAGTATGAAGGAGACCGGAATACGCTGGAGGGGCTGCTGCTCCGGCTTGAGGTTACCGTCCCGTTCCACCGGGAGCATGTGTTCAAGCTTGCGACCACCATGGGGATTCTGGGCCGGCACAGAATCGCATACGGCCATTTCCGCCGTCTGCTGAGAGGCGGAGACATCGGCGGGGACGCCGGCCTCTACCACTACTGCGCAGCCGCGGCCTGCAACAGCGGGCTGCGGAAGGAGGCCGAGCGCTGCTGGCTGCAGGCATCGAAGCTCGATCCGGCGTCGGTGGTGCCCCGATTCTTCCTGAACCTGCTGCAGCAATCCGCGGCGGAAGGGCTGGATATGCCGCCCGTCAGCTATAACTACCAGCTTCCCTTTCAGGAGCAGCTCAAGCAGTGGAAGGCCAACAAAGGCAGCTTTGCCGAGCAGGTGCGGGCGAATCCGCTACTGCGGTCTTCCTTCTTCTGGGCGCTTCGCTACGGAGACGACAGCCTGAAGCAGCAGGTGACGGAGGCGCTCGGCTGGCTCGGCGACGAGGAGCTGGTTCAGGCGCTCAAGGAACTGCTGAACGAGCAAGCGCAGGGCGGCAGGCTGGAGGAAGCCGGCTTGCCCCGGCTGCACAAGCTGATCGGCGGAGAGCCGGAGAAGGATCTGCGCCCGGAAAGCAAGGAGCGGCTTCCGCGCGGCTAA
- the trxB gene encoding thioredoxin-disulfide reductase, producing MYKAIVIGTGPAGLTAAIYLARANLSPLVIEGLQPGGQLTTTTEVENFPGFPEGILGPDLMDNMRKQAERFGAEFKNGWVESVDFSQRPFKVNVDGLGQLEAETVIISTGASARYLGIPGEQENVGRGVSTCATCDGFFFRGKKIIVVGGGDSAMEEASFLTRFASNVTLVHRRDELRASKIMQDRARENAKVSWALNRTPLEVSIDDTGVKGLLVRNNETGEEELVEADGVFVAIGHTPNTAFLGGQITTDASGYIVVRPGTTETNIPGVFACGDVQDTRYRQAISAAGSGCMAAMDAEKYLEGAMVHDWSETLDK from the coding sequence ATGTACAAAGCGATTGTAATCGGAACCGGCCCGGCCGGTCTGACAGCGGCCATTTATCTGGCGCGCGCGAATTTGAGCCCGCTGGTCATTGAAGGCCTACAGCCGGGCGGCCAGTTGACGACGACGACGGAAGTGGAGAACTTCCCCGGATTTCCGGAAGGCATTCTGGGGCCCGATCTTATGGACAATATGCGCAAGCAGGCGGAACGCTTCGGAGCCGAGTTCAAGAACGGCTGGGTGGAATCCGTCGATTTCTCGCAGCGTCCCTTCAAAGTGAACGTTGACGGTCTTGGCCAGCTTGAAGCGGAGACGGTTATTATCTCGACTGGCGCTTCGGCCAGGTATCTTGGCATACCGGGAGAGCAGGAGAATGTAGGACGCGGGGTCAGCACCTGCGCCACCTGCGACGGCTTTTTCTTCCGCGGCAAGAAGATCATTGTTGTCGGCGGCGGCGACTCTGCAATGGAGGAAGCGAGCTTCCTGACGCGGTTCGCCAGCAATGTTACCCTGGTTCACCGCCGCGACGAGCTGCGGGCGTCCAAGATTATGCAGGACCGCGCACGGGAGAATGCCAAAGTCTCGTGGGCGCTGAACCGCACGCCGCTTGAGGTCTCAATAGACGATACCGGAGTGAAGGGGCTGCTTGTTCGCAACAATGAGACCGGAGAGGAAGAGCTGGTCGAAGCCGACGGCGTCTTCGTGGCGATCGGTCATACGCCGAACACGGCTTTCCTTGGCGGACAGATCACGACCGACGCAAGCGGCTATATCGTTGTCCGTCCGGGCACGACGGAGACGAATATCCCCGGCGTGTTCGCCTGCGGCGACGTTCAGGATACCCGGTACCGTCAGGCCATCTCGGCAGCGGGTTCGGGATGTATGGCGGCGATGGACGCCGAGAAATACCTTGAAGGCGCGATGGTGCACGACTGGAGCGAGACACTGGACAAATAA